The Takifugu flavidus isolate HTHZ2018 chromosome 21, ASM371156v2, whole genome shotgun sequence genome has a window encoding:
- the LOC130518497 gene encoding UPF0500 protein C1orf216 homolog isoform X2, with protein sequence MGEAQSRSVMLHHQDQPLNYEGQGGSSSLHHRKGNKDGNYNFLPGDSEDAGSGGGDENRNQMRPRSLAPLGRDPNPAGFHHNTGILSPRSRLPCWSTLEPLPEVECGDDGFGRVPPDGAEETRMEEEVRKVLISYSEEKKAKSERQQRKSSLGSRGAEEEPDEDEDEWADSGSESDLSRRSSGSASSLNMENGEGALVGGLDRVGVGEPKTGLRNNAQTPAGKAGPAPKRRSFLARSRMGNLQEEGAELDDDQSSDSDGEMPELMDSVWTLRDREHFKAQEMEKHQAQLTMYRRLALIRWVRTLQSRIQEQQNRLQSSFDVILTQRKELLRMGAAAAVANATPPAAVSQS encoded by the exons ATGGG TGAAGCTCAGTCAAGGTCAGTGATGCTGCACCATCAGGACCAGCCTTTGAACTATGAAGGCCAAGGAGGCTCCTCCTCGCTGCACCATAGGAAGGGGAACAAAGACGGGAATTACAACTTCCTGCCGGGAGACAGCGAGGACGCGGGGTCCGGCGGGGGAGACGAGAACAGAAACCAGATGCGTCCACGCAGCCTGGCCCCCCTGGGTCGCGACCCCAACCCTGCTGGGTTCCACCACAACACGGGGATCCTGTCGCCCCGCTCCCGCCTCCCCTGCTGGAGCACCCTGGAGCCTCTGCCCGAAGTCGAGTGCGGGGACGACGGCTTCGGCCGAGTTCCCCCCGATGGAGCGGAGGAAaccaggatggaggaggaggtgagaaaggTGCTGATAAGCTACAGCGAGGAGAAGAAAGCCAAGAGCGAGCGGCAGCAACGAAAAAGCAGTTTGGGCTccagaggagcggaggaggagccggacgaggacgaggacgagtgGGCCGACAGCGGCTCGGAGTCCGACCTCAGCCGCCGCTCCAGCGGCAGCGCGTCCTCCCTCAACATGGAGAATGGAGAAGGGGCGCTGGTGGGAGGGTTGGACCGCGTCGGAGTGGGGGAACCAAAGACCGGCTTAAGGAATAACGCCCAAACGCCCGCCGGAAAGGCCGGACCGGCGCCGAAACGCCGAAGCTTCCTGGCAAGAAGCCGCATGGGGAATCTTCAGGAGGAAGGGGCGGAGCTGGACGACGATCAGTCTTCGGACTCGGACGGAGAGATGCCCGAGCTCATGGACTCGGTGTGGACGCTGCGGGACCGTGAGCACTTCAAGGCccaggagatggagaagcaCCAGGCCCAGCTGACCATGTACCGCCGGCTGGCGCTGATCCGCTGGGTCCGCACTCTGCAGAGCCGTATCCAAGAGCAACAGAACCGACTGCAGTCCAGCTTTGATGTCATCCTGACGCAGCGGAAGGAGCTCCTGCGCATgggcgccgccgctgccgtgGCCAACGCCACGccccctgctgctgtcagccaaTCGTAG
- the LOC130518497 gene encoding UPF0500 protein C1orf216 homolog isoform X1 — MRPLGAIAHFFARSCRRTRTGARFCARLRSLQRAAAPLREAQSRSVMLHHQDQPLNYEGQGGSSSLHHRKGNKDGNYNFLPGDSEDAGSGGGDENRNQMRPRSLAPLGRDPNPAGFHHNTGILSPRSRLPCWSTLEPLPEVECGDDGFGRVPPDGAEETRMEEEVRKVLISYSEEKKAKSERQQRKSSLGSRGAEEEPDEDEDEWADSGSESDLSRRSSGSASSLNMENGEGALVGGLDRVGVGEPKTGLRNNAQTPAGKAGPAPKRRSFLARSRMGNLQEEGAELDDDQSSDSDGEMPELMDSVWTLRDREHFKAQEMEKHQAQLTMYRRLALIRWVRTLQSRIQEQQNRLQSSFDVILTQRKELLRMGAAAAVANATPPAAVSQS; from the exons ATGCGGCCGCTGGGCGCCATTGCTCACTTTTTCGCTCGTTCCTGCCGTCGGACGCGCACGGGCGCACGTTTTTGCGCTCGGCTCAGGAGCCTCCAGCGAGCGGCGGCGCCTCTTCG TGAAGCTCAGTCAAGGTCAGTGATGCTGCACCATCAGGACCAGCCTTTGAACTATGAAGGCCAAGGAGGCTCCTCCTCGCTGCACCATAGGAAGGGGAACAAAGACGGGAATTACAACTTCCTGCCGGGAGACAGCGAGGACGCGGGGTCCGGCGGGGGAGACGAGAACAGAAACCAGATGCGTCCACGCAGCCTGGCCCCCCTGGGTCGCGACCCCAACCCTGCTGGGTTCCACCACAACACGGGGATCCTGTCGCCCCGCTCCCGCCTCCCCTGCTGGAGCACCCTGGAGCCTCTGCCCGAAGTCGAGTGCGGGGACGACGGCTTCGGCCGAGTTCCCCCCGATGGAGCGGAGGAAaccaggatggaggaggaggtgagaaaggTGCTGATAAGCTACAGCGAGGAGAAGAAAGCCAAGAGCGAGCGGCAGCAACGAAAAAGCAGTTTGGGCTccagaggagcggaggaggagccggacgaggacgaggacgagtgGGCCGACAGCGGCTCGGAGTCCGACCTCAGCCGCCGCTCCAGCGGCAGCGCGTCCTCCCTCAACATGGAGAATGGAGAAGGGGCGCTGGTGGGAGGGTTGGACCGCGTCGGAGTGGGGGAACCAAAGACCGGCTTAAGGAATAACGCCCAAACGCCCGCCGGAAAGGCCGGACCGGCGCCGAAACGCCGAAGCTTCCTGGCAAGAAGCCGCATGGGGAATCTTCAGGAGGAAGGGGCGGAGCTGGACGACGATCAGTCTTCGGACTCGGACGGAGAGATGCCCGAGCTCATGGACTCGGTGTGGACGCTGCGGGACCGTGAGCACTTCAAGGCccaggagatggagaagcaCCAGGCCCAGCTGACCATGTACCGCCGGCTGGCGCTGATCCGCTGGGTCCGCACTCTGCAGAGCCGTATCCAAGAGCAACAGAACCGACTGCAGTCCAGCTTTGATGTCATCCTGACGCAGCGGAAGGAGCTCCTGCGCATgggcgccgccgctgccgtgGCCAACGCCACGccccctgctgctgtcagccaaTCGTAG